Proteins co-encoded in one Xanthomonas campestris pv. badrii genomic window:
- the xerC gene encoding tyrosine recombinase XerC: MSSVEDFLAYLQVERQVSAHTLDAYRRDLAALLSWVAEQTKDSAAPLDVAQLDSAHLRQFVADEHRRGLSAKSLQRRLSACRSYYAWLLKHGRIAVSPAAALRAPKAPRKLPQVLDADEAVRLVEVPTDAPLGLRDRALLELFYSSGLRLSELCALRWRDLDLASGLVMVLGKGGKQRLVPVGSHAIAALRQWQRDSGGRAERHVFPGRAGGAISQRAVQIRIKQLAVRQGMFKDVHPHMLRHSFASHILESSGDLRGVQELLGHSDIATTQIYTHLDFQHLAKVYDAAHPRARRKKATE, from the coding sequence ATGTCGTCGGTGGAGGATTTCCTGGCGTATCTGCAGGTCGAGCGGCAGGTCTCGGCCCACACGCTGGACGCATATCGGCGCGATCTAGCGGCACTGCTGAGCTGGGTGGCCGAGCAAACCAAAGACAGCGCCGCGCCGCTGGATGTCGCGCAGCTGGACAGCGCGCACCTGCGCCAGTTTGTCGCGGACGAACATCGGCGCGGTCTGTCCGCAAAGAGCCTGCAGCGGCGTCTGTCTGCCTGCCGCAGCTATTACGCCTGGTTGCTCAAGCATGGCCGCATCGCAGTCAGTCCTGCAGCGGCGCTGCGGGCGCCCAAAGCGCCGCGCAAGCTGCCGCAGGTGCTCGATGCCGACGAGGCCGTGCGCCTGGTCGAAGTGCCGACCGATGCGCCGCTGGGATTGCGCGATCGCGCACTGCTGGAACTGTTTTATTCGTCGGGGCTGCGCCTGAGCGAACTCTGTGCGTTGCGCTGGCGCGATCTGGATCTGGCCAGCGGCTTGGTGATGGTGCTGGGCAAGGGCGGAAAACAGCGCCTGGTGCCGGTGGGCTCGCATGCGATTGCGGCCTTGCGGCAGTGGCAGCGCGACAGCGGCGGGCGGGCCGAAAGGCATGTGTTTCCCGGGCGTGCCGGCGGTGCGATTTCGCAGCGTGCGGTGCAGATCCGCATCAAGCAATTGGCCGTGCGCCAAGGCATGTTCAAGGACGTGCACCCGCACATGTTGCGGCACAGTTTTGCCAGCCACATCCTCGAATCCTCCGGCGATCTGCGCGGCGTACAGGAATTGCTCGGTCATTCCGATATCGCCACCACGCAGATCTACACACACCTGGATTTCCAGCACCTGGCCAAGGTCTACGACGCCGCGCATCCACGCGCCAGGCGCAAGAAAGCGACTGAGTGA
- a CDS encoding nucleoside deaminase — MITTPDYRALLDTAIAEARQGLAEGGIPIGAALYHNDGRLLGCGHNRRVQENDPSVHGETDAFRKAGRQRRYKDTIMVTTLAPCWYCSGLVRQFNIGTVVVGESVTFQGGVAWLREHGVNVIDLQSQECIDLLGGYIAANPDVWNEDIGED, encoded by the coding sequence ATGATCACCACCCCCGACTACCGTGCCCTGCTCGACACCGCCATCGCCGAAGCCCGCCAGGGCCTGGCCGAAGGCGGCATTCCGATCGGTGCGGCGCTGTATCACAACGATGGGCGCCTGCTGGGCTGCGGCCACAATCGCCGCGTGCAGGAAAACGACCCTTCCGTGCACGGCGAAACCGACGCCTTTCGCAAGGCCGGCCGCCAGCGGCGTTACAAGGACACCATCATGGTCACCACGCTGGCTCCGTGCTGGTACTGCAGCGGGCTGGTGCGCCAGTTCAATATCGGCACCGTGGTCGTGGGCGAATCGGTCACCTTCCAGGGCGGTGTCGCCTGGCTGCGCGAGCACGGCGTCAACGTGATCGACCTGCAAAGCCAGGAATGCATCGACCTGCTCGGCGGCTACATCGCCGCCAATCCGGATGTGTGGAACGAGGACATCGGCGAGGATTGA
- a CDS encoding GNAT family N-acetyltransferase gives MPSSTPLQLQWQSLRFAQLGTAQLYALLKLRTDVFVVEQRCAYPELDGKDTDPGVLHLLGTTDTGELAAYLRALPPGLSYPEPSIGRVVIGRAFRGRGLAHALMQHGLQLVHAHWPGSAIQLGAQAHLQAFYAAHGFAPASAPYLEDGIPHLDMLRPAGAAPLEPT, from the coding sequence ATGCCCTCTTCCACGCCCCTCCAACTGCAGTGGCAATCACTGCGCTTTGCCCAGCTCGGCACCGCGCAGCTGTATGCGCTGCTGAAGCTGCGCACCGACGTGTTCGTGGTGGAGCAGCGCTGCGCCTATCCCGAGCTGGATGGCAAGGACACCGACCCGGGTGTGCTGCATCTGCTTGGAACGACCGACACCGGCGAGCTGGCCGCCTATCTGCGCGCACTGCCGCCGGGGCTGAGCTATCCCGAGCCCAGCATCGGGCGTGTGGTGATCGGCCGCGCGTTTCGCGGTCGCGGGTTGGCCCATGCCTTGATGCAGCACGGCCTGCAGCTGGTGCATGCGCATTGGCCGGGCAGCGCCATTCAACTCGGCGCACAGGCACATCTGCAAGCGTTCTACGCCGCGCACGGGTTTGCGCCGGCATCGGCACCATACCTGGAAGACGGCATTCCCCACCTCGACATGCTGCGCCCTGCCGGCGCGGCGCCTCTGGAGCCCACATGA
- the dapF gene encoding diaminopimelate epimerase encodes MSADGRTGRLRFTKMHGAGNDFVVLDLRDGSPPPDAALAARLADRHFGVGCDQILTIEAPRSEGAVAAYGIWNSDGSAARQCGNGARCVAAWLVRDGTAQGDRFIIDSPVTAHAVERVGADTYAVAMGVPQFEPTQIPLAGFAHAREEYALPVHGETVRFGAVSMGNPHAVLEVGRVEAAPVERVGSLLQQNAAFPDSVNVGFAQVVDPAHLQLRVFERGVGETLACGSGACAAAVVLMQRGRVERDVRVSLPGGELRIRWPGDGQDVVMSGPAVFVFDGEWI; translated from the coding sequence ATGAGCGCTGACGGCCGCACCGGACGCCTGCGTTTCACCAAAATGCATGGTGCCGGCAACGATTTCGTGGTGCTGGACCTGCGCGACGGCTCGCCGCCGCCGGATGCTGCGCTGGCGGCTCGCCTGGCGGACCGGCATTTTGGCGTGGGCTGCGATCAGATCCTGACCATCGAAGCTCCGCGCAGCGAGGGCGCCGTGGCTGCCTACGGCATCTGGAATTCCGATGGTTCGGCGGCCCGCCAGTGCGGCAACGGCGCGCGCTGCGTCGCGGCCTGGCTGGTGCGCGACGGCACTGCGCAAGGCGATCGCTTCATCATCGACAGCCCGGTCACTGCGCATGCGGTGGAGCGGGTGGGCGCGGATACCTACGCGGTGGCGATGGGCGTGCCGCAGTTCGAACCGACGCAGATTCCGCTGGCCGGCTTTGCGCATGCGCGCGAGGAATACGCGCTGCCGGTGCACGGCGAGACGGTGCGCTTTGGCGCCGTGTCGATGGGTAACCCGCACGCCGTGCTGGAGGTTGGTCGCGTGGAGGCCGCGCCGGTGGAACGTGTGGGCAGCCTGTTGCAGCAGAATGCCGCGTTCCCCGATTCGGTCAACGTGGGCTTTGCCCAGGTCGTGGACCCTGCGCATCTCCAGTTGCGCGTGTTCGAGCGCGGTGTCGGCGAGACGCTGGCCTGCGGCAGCGGCGCCTGCGCGGCGGCGGTGGTGCTGATGCAGCGCGGGCGCGTGGAGCGCGATGTGCGCGTGTCGCTGCCGGGCGGGGAGCTGCGGATCCGCTGGCCCGGCGACGGGCAGGACGTGGTGATGTCCGGTCCGGCCGTGTTCGTCTTCGATGGAGAATGGATCTGA
- a CDS encoding DUF484 family protein yields the protein MSDATDKLGAHDVATWLRRHPTFLKQFPDLAVSLLVPRDDGPTASLATYQLEVLRDKNRELSRRLHELGSNAQVNERLAVRTHQLTLALMRQRTAADTLKAMAASLAEDFNGDLVRLVLLTPVAGLQADWLQTIAADDARLAPFRDCLSDGEPICGRLQADKHALLYGEQAGEVQSTALLPLPGIGLIAVGSHDANRFYPGMGTLFLRMMGESLSVALQRFDA from the coding sequence ATGAGCGACGCCACCGACAAGCTGGGCGCGCACGATGTGGCGACATGGTTGCGCCGTCATCCCACCTTCCTCAAGCAGTTTCCGGATCTGGCGGTCAGCCTGCTGGTGCCGCGTGACGACGGCCCCACCGCCTCGCTGGCGACCTACCAACTGGAAGTGTTGCGCGACAAGAACCGCGAGCTGTCGCGGCGGCTGCACGAGCTGGGCAGCAATGCCCAGGTCAACGAGCGGTTGGCAGTGCGCACCCATCAGCTGACGCTGGCGCTGATGCGCCAACGCACCGCGGCCGATACGCTGAAGGCCATGGCCGCTTCGCTGGCGGAAGATTTCAACGGCGATCTGGTGCGGCTGGTGTTGCTGACGCCGGTGGCTGGTCTGCAAGCCGACTGGTTGCAGACCATCGCCGCCGACGATGCACGCCTGGCGCCTTTTCGCGACTGCCTGAGCGATGGCGAGCCGATCTGCGGCCGCCTGCAGGCCGACAAGCACGCGCTGCTGTATGGCGAGCAGGCTGGCGAGGTGCAGTCCACGGCCTTGCTGCCGCTGCCCGGCATCGGTTTGATCGCGGTCGGCAGCCACGACGCCAACCGCTTCTATCCCGGCATGGGGACCTTGTTCCTGCGCATGATGGGCGAGTCGCTGAGCGTGGCGCTGCAGCGCTTCGACGCGTGA
- the hslV gene encoding ATP-dependent protease subunit HslV — protein sequence MDPSQNPNIVHATTIISVRRGGHVAVAGDGQVTLGHTVMKGNARKVRRLGREGQVLAGFAGAAADAFTLFELFEAKLDKHGQLTRAAVELAKDWRTERRLGKLEALLAVADKETSLIISGTGDVIEPEDGIIAIGSGGSYALSAARALLAHTELDAKTIATEAINIAGDICIYTNRNVVVEEL from the coding sequence ATGGACCCCAGCCAGAACCCCAACATCGTTCACGCCACCACCATCATTTCGGTGCGGCGCGGTGGACACGTCGCCGTCGCCGGCGATGGCCAGGTCACCCTCGGCCATACGGTCATGAAGGGCAATGCGCGCAAGGTGCGCCGGCTTGGCCGCGAGGGTCAGGTGCTGGCCGGATTCGCAGGCGCTGCGGCCGATGCATTCACCCTGTTCGAGTTGTTCGAAGCCAAGCTGGACAAGCATGGCCAGCTGACCCGTGCAGCAGTGGAACTGGCCAAGGATTGGCGCACCGAACGCCGCCTGGGCAAGCTCGAAGCCCTGCTCGCGGTGGCCGATAAAGAGACCTCGCTGATCATCAGCGGCACCGGCGATGTGATCGAGCCGGAAGACGGCATCATCGCGATTGGTTCTGGCGGCTCGTATGCGCTGTCTGCTGCGCGCGCGCTATTGGCGCATACCGAGCTGGATGCCAAGACCATCGCGACCGAGGCCATCAATATCGCCGGCGATATCTGCATCTATACCAATCGCAACGTGGTGGTCGAAGAGCTGTGA
- the hslU gene encoding ATP-dependent protease ATPase subunit HslU, which yields MPNPETSTMTPREIVQELDRHIVGQHDAKRAVAIALRNRWRRMQLPEELRNEVMPKNILMIGPTGVGKTEIARRLATLANAPFVKVEATRFTEVGYVGKDVEQIIRDLADTSVKLYREQAKVRVRNQAEERAEDRILDALLPRRAAGIGFDPEAARNEPSSQDNDTRIKFRRMLRNGELDEREIELDVAINASMDIMTPPGMEEMGQQLRQMFANIGSGKSQKRKLTIKAARPLLIEEEAGKLVNEDDVRAAAIEACEQHGIVFIDEIDKVAKRGEAGSSGGDVSREGVQRDLLPLVEGSNVSTKYGTVKTDHILFIASGAFHLAKPSDLIPELQGRFPIRVELTALTKADFVRILTEPKAALIKQYEALLQTEGVSLSFGADAVERLAEIAAQVNERQENIGARRLHTVLERLLDGLSYEAPDRDGQSVTVDAAYVDAQLGELVQDPDLSRYIL from the coding sequence ATGCCAAATCCCGAAACCTCAACCATGACTCCGCGCGAAATCGTGCAGGAGCTCGACCGTCATATCGTGGGTCAGCACGATGCCAAGCGCGCCGTTGCCATCGCGCTGCGCAATCGCTGGCGTCGCATGCAGCTGCCTGAAGAGCTGCGCAACGAGGTGATGCCCAAGAACATCCTGATGATCGGCCCGACCGGCGTCGGCAAGACCGAGATCGCGCGGCGCCTGGCGACCTTGGCCAATGCCCCGTTCGTCAAGGTCGAAGCCACCCGCTTTACCGAGGTTGGCTACGTCGGCAAGGACGTGGAGCAGATCATCCGTGATCTGGCCGATACCTCGGTCAAGCTGTACCGCGAGCAGGCCAAGGTGCGCGTGCGCAACCAGGCCGAAGAACGCGCCGAAGACCGCATCCTCGATGCGCTGCTGCCGCGTCGCGCTGCCGGTATTGGTTTCGACCCGGAAGCCGCACGCAACGAGCCTTCGTCGCAGGACAACGATACCCGCATCAAGTTCCGCCGCATGCTGCGTAACGGCGAGCTGGACGAGCGCGAGATCGAACTGGACGTGGCCATCAACGCCAGCATGGACATCATGACCCCGCCGGGCATGGAGGAAATGGGCCAGCAACTGCGGCAGATGTTTGCCAACATCGGCAGCGGCAAGTCGCAGAAGCGCAAGCTCACCATCAAGGCCGCGCGTCCGCTGTTGATCGAAGAAGAAGCCGGCAAGCTGGTCAACGAAGACGATGTGCGCGCGGCGGCGATCGAGGCCTGCGAGCAGCACGGCATCGTGTTCATCGATGAAATCGACAAGGTCGCCAAGCGCGGCGAAGCTGGTTCCAGCGGTGGCGATGTCAGCCGCGAAGGCGTGCAGCGCGACCTGCTGCCGTTGGTGGAAGGTTCCAACGTGTCGACCAAGTACGGCACGGTCAAGACCGACCACATCCTGTTCATCGCTTCGGGCGCGTTCCATCTTGCCAAGCCCAGCGATCTGATTCCGGAACTGCAGGGCCGTTTCCCGATCCGGGTGGAGCTGACCGCGCTGACCAAGGCCGATTTCGTGCGCATCCTCACCGAGCCGAAGGCTGCCTTGATCAAGCAGTACGAAGCGCTGTTGCAGACCGAAGGCGTGTCGCTGAGCTTTGGTGCCGATGCAGTGGAACGCTTGGCCGAAATCGCTGCCCAGGTCAACGAGCGCCAGGAAAACATCGGCGCACGCCGACTGCACACGGTGCTAGAGCGCCTGCTGGATGGCTTGAGCTACGAAGCGCCCGACCGCGATGGCCAGAGCGTGACCGTGGATGCGGCCTATGTGGACGCGCAATTGGGCGAGCTGGTGCAGGATCCGGACCTGAGCCGTTACATCCTGTGA